A window from Flavobacterium gyeonganense encodes these proteins:
- a CDS encoding polyribonucleotide nucleotidyltransferase: protein MIPQLFVEKIDLGDGRSITIETGRLAKQADGSVVVRMGDTMILATAVSARTSNPGVDFLPLTVDYREKFAAAGRFPGGFFKREARPSDSEVLTMRLVDRVLRPLFPDDYHAETQVMIQLMSHDEEVMPDALAGLAASAALAVSDIPFYNLISEVRVARIDGKLVINPSREDLERSDIDMMIGASMDSVAMVEGEMKEISEAEMIEAIKFAHEAIKVQIQAQYRLQEAFGKKEIRTYEGEKENEEIYKKVKAAAYDKIYAIAKVGSAKHERGAAFAEVKEEVKALFTEEELAADGDLVSKYFYKTNKEAVRNVVLELGVRLDGRKTTDIRPIWCETDYLPRVHGSSLFTRGETQALATVTLGTSREANQIDSPSEQGEEKFYLHYNFPPFSTGEAKPLRGTSRREVGHGNLAQRALKNMIPADCPYTIRVVSEVLESNGSSSMATVCAGTMALLDAGVQMVKPVSGIAMGLITDGDKFAVLSDILGDEDHLGDMDFKVTGTADGITACQMDIKIDGLRYDIMEQALAQARDGRLHILGKITETIAAPRADVKAHAPKIITRTIPGNFIGALIGPGGKVIQELQKATGTTIVINEVDEQGVIEILGTDPVGIEAVLAKIASITFKPQMGEAYEVKVIKMLDFGAVVEYTAAPGNEVLLHVSELAWERTENVADVVKMGDVFQVKYLGVDPKTKKEKVSKKALVPRPPREEKKE from the coding sequence ATGATTCCACAATTATTTGTAGAAAAAATCGATTTGGGTGATGGCAGAAGCATCACAATCGAGACAGGACGTTTAGCAAAACAAGCTGACGGCTCTGTAGTAGTAAGAATGGGAGATACGATGATACTTGCAACAGCAGTTTCGGCTCGTACCTCAAACCCAGGCGTTGACTTTTTACCATTAACGGTAGATTATCGCGAAAAATTTGCAGCAGCTGGTCGTTTCCCAGGAGGTTTCTTTAAGAGAGAGGCTCGTCCAAGCGACAGTGAAGTATTAACAATGAGATTAGTAGACCGTGTATTACGTCCGCTTTTCCCAGACGATTACCATGCTGAAACTCAGGTTATGATTCAATTAATGTCTCATGACGAAGAAGTTATGCCAGATGCTTTAGCTGGTTTAGCTGCTTCTGCGGCATTAGCAGTTTCAGATATTCCATTTTACAACTTAATTTCTGAAGTACGTGTTGCACGTATCGACGGAAAATTAGTGATCAACCCAAGCAGAGAAGATTTAGAAAGATCAGACATCGACATGATGATTGGTGCTTCTATGGATTCTGTTGCCATGGTCGAAGGTGAGATGAAAGAAATTTCAGAAGCTGAAATGATCGAAGCAATTAAATTTGCTCACGAAGCTATCAAAGTTCAAATTCAGGCTCAATACCGTTTGCAGGAAGCTTTTGGTAAAAAAGAAATTCGTACTTACGAAGGTGAGAAAGAAAACGAAGAAATTTACAAGAAAGTAAAAGCTGCTGCATACGATAAAATTTATGCTATTGCAAAAGTTGGATCGGCTAAACATGAAAGAGGAGCTGCATTTGCTGAAGTAAAAGAAGAAGTAAAAGCTTTATTTACCGAAGAAGAATTAGCTGCTGACGGAGATTTAGTTTCTAAATATTTCTACAAAACAAACAAAGAAGCTGTTCGTAATGTGGTTTTAGAATTAGGAGTTCGTCTTGATGGTAGAAAAACTACAGACATCAGACCAATCTGGTGTGAAACTGATTATTTACCAAGAGTACACGGTTCGTCTTTATTTACACGTGGAGAAACTCAGGCTTTGGCCACAGTAACTCTTGGAACTTCAAGAGAAGCTAACCAAATCGATTCTCCATCTGAACAAGGTGAAGAGAAATTCTACTTACACTACAACTTCCCTCCTTTCTCTACTGGTGAAGCAAAACCACTAAGAGGAACTTCAAGAAGAGAAGTTGGTCACGGTAACTTAGCTCAAAGAGCATTAAAAAATATGATTCCTGCAGATTGTCCTTATACAATTCGTGTTGTTTCTGAAGTTTTAGAATCTAACGGTTCTTCTTCTATGGCAACAGTTTGTGCCGGAACAATGGCATTATTGGATGCCGGAGTTCAAATGGTAAAACCAGTTTCTGGTATTGCTATGGGATTAATTACTGACGGTGACAAATTTGCTGTATTGTCTGATATTTTAGGTGATGAAGATCACTTAGGAGATATGGACTTTAAAGTAACGGGGACTGCTGACGGTATCACGGCTTGCCAAATGGATATCAAAATTGATGGTTTACGCTACGACATTATGGAGCAGGCTTTGGCTCAGGCACGTGACGGACGTTTGCATATTTTAGGAAAAATAACGGAAACTATTGCAGCTCCAAGAGCTGATGTAAAAGCACACGCGCCAAAAATCATTACCAGAACTATTCCTGGAAACTTTATTGGAGCATTGATTGGACCTGGTGGAAAAGTAATTCAGGAATTACAAAAAGCTACCGGAACTACAATTGTGATCAACGAAGTGGATGAACAAGGTGTTATCGAAATTTTAGGTACAGATCCTGTTGGAATTGAAGCAGTATTAGCAAAAATTGCTTCTATTACTTTCAAACCACAAATGGGAGAAGCTTATGAAGTGAAAGTAATCAAAATGCTTGATTTTGGAGCTGTTGTAGAATATACTGCCGCGCCAGGAAATGAAGTATTACTTCACGTATCTGAACTAGCCTGGGAACGTACTGAAAACGTTGCAGACGTAGTTAAAATGGGAGATGTTTTCCAAGTGAAATACTTAGGAGTTGATCCTAAAACCAAAAAAGAAAAAGTGTCTAAAAAAGCACTTGTTCCTAGACCTCCGCGTGAGGAGAAAAAAGAGTAA
- a CDS encoding DNA/RNA non-specific endonuclease, giving the protein MAQNILVDYKQNISQSGYTVDYLPTSTTKQIVKHDYYTLSYNEKFEQAEWVAYELKKEYLKDNDFKRPYFIEDPKVTTRSADWRNYKKSGYDKGHLCPAGDMEFDKKAYDDTFYTSNISPQNHEFNSGIWNRLENKVRYWAGKYNAIYVVTGGILRDSDKKIGTEKVSVPKYFYKIVLAKSGKEHKAIAFLIPNEKSQKGIYEFVVPVETLEKMTGIDFFPNLKNLKSGKDF; this is encoded by the coding sequence ATGGCTCAAAATATATTGGTTGATTACAAACAAAATATTTCTCAATCAGGTTATACTGTTGATTATCTTCCAACTTCTACAACAAAGCAAATTGTAAAACATGATTATTATACTTTGTCATACAATGAAAAATTTGAACAGGCAGAATGGGTGGCATATGAATTAAAGAAAGAGTATTTGAAAGATAATGATTTTAAAAGGCCTTATTTTATTGAAGACCCGAAGGTGACCACCAGATCGGCAGACTGGAGGAATTACAAAAAATCCGGATACGATAAAGGGCATCTTTGCCCTGCAGGAGATATGGAGTTTGATAAAAAAGCATACGACGATACATTTTATACTTCGAATATTTCACCTCAGAACCATGAATTTAATAGCGGAATCTGGAATCGTCTAGAAAATAAAGTTCGTTATTGGGCTGGAAAGTATAATGCTATTTATGTAGTTACCGGAGGAATTTTAAGGGATTCTGATAAAAAAATAGGAACAGAAAAGGTTTCTGTTCCTAAATATTTTTATAAAATTGTTTTGGCTAAATCAGGAAAGGAACACAAGGCAATTGCTTTTTTGATTCCGAATGAAAAAAGCCAAAAGGGAATTTACGAGTTTGTAGTTCCCGTTGAAACTTTAGAAAAAATGACCGGAATTGATTTCTTCCCTAATTTAAAAAACTTAAAAAGCGGTAAGGACTTTTAA
- the rpsO gene encoding 30S ribosomal protein S15, translating into MYLTKEKKEEIFAQHGGATNTGSAEGQIALFTYRISHLTEHLKKNRHDYNTERSLVLLVGKRRALLDYLKKKDINRYREIIKVLNIRK; encoded by the coding sequence ATGTATTTAACTAAAGAAAAGAAAGAAGAAATTTTCGCACAACACGGTGGTGCAACAAACACTGGAAGCGCTGAAGGTCAAATTGCATTGTTCACTTACAGAATTTCACACTTAACTGAACACTTGAAAAAAAATCGTCACGATTATAACACTGAGCGTTCTCTTGTCCTATTAGTAGGTAAAAGAAGAGCTTTGTTGGATTACTTGAAAAAGAAAGATATCAACAGATATCGTGAGATTATCAAAGTATTGAATATCAGAAAATAA
- a CDS encoding sigma-70 family RNA polymerase sigma factor, which produces MRQLKITKQVTNRETASLDKYLQEIGKVDLITADEEVELAQRIKAGDQRALEKLTKANLRFVVSVAKQYQNQGLTLPDLINEGNLGLIKAAQRFDETRGFKFISYAVWWIRQSILQALAEQSRIVRLPLNKIGSINKINKMYALLEQSNERPPSAEEIAKELDMTVNDVKESMKNSGRHLSMDAPLVEGEDSNLYDVLRSGESPNPDRELIHESLRTEIERSLETLTPREADVVRLYFGLGDQHPMTLEEIGETFDLTRERVRQIKEKAIRRLKHTSRSKILKTYLG; this is translated from the coding sequence ATGAGACAACTTAAAATCACCAAGCAGGTAACCAATCGTGAAACTGCATCGTTAGACAAATATCTACAAGAAATTGGAAAAGTTGACCTAATTACCGCTGATGAAGAGGTAGAATTAGCACAAAGAATAAAGGCCGGTGATCAAAGAGCATTAGAAAAACTAACAAAAGCCAATCTACGTTTCGTAGTATCTGTGGCCAAACAATATCAAAATCAAGGATTAACACTTCCTGACTTAATTAATGAAGGAAACTTAGGTCTTATTAAAGCCGCTCAACGTTTCGATGAAACTCGTGGTTTCAAATTTATCTCTTATGCAGTTTGGTGGATTCGTCAATCGATTCTTCAGGCATTGGCTGAACAATCCCGTATTGTTCGTTTACCATTAAACAAAATTGGTTCTATCAATAAAATCAACAAAATGTATGCTTTATTAGAGCAATCTAACGAGCGCCCGCCTTCTGCTGAAGAAATTGCAAAGGAACTTGATATGACTGTAAACGATGTAAAAGAGTCTATGAAAAACTCTGGACGTCACCTATCAATGGATGCCCCTCTTGTTGAAGGAGAAGATTCTAACCTTTATGACGTATTACGTTCTGGAGAATCTCCAAATCCGGATAGAGAATTAATTCACGAATCTCTTCGTACTGAAATCGAGCGTTCCTTAGAAACATTAACTCCAAGAGAAGCTGATGTTGTTCGTTTGTATTTTGGACTTGGTGATCAGCATCCGATGACTTTGGAAGAAATCGGAGAAACTTTTGACTTAACCCGTGAGCGTGTGCGTCAGATTAAAGAGAAAGCAATTCGTAGATTGAAACACACTTCGAGAAGTAAAATCCTTAAAACCTATTTAGGTTAA
- a CDS encoding energy transducer TonB produces the protein MKSILYSLLFLIIPKIVFSQVPQNNELILSPDDSFIYLDSTASETKSKDYMYVRVVKDAKLKKENYIVQEYYRSGSLRMQGISTTYTGTPKEGEVTYYYKNGTKKSVTNYIKGRTNGRSTEWYEDGNKKLEGEYIEDNKKRTTNFKINEFWDKNGVQKVTNGNGFFEDTDENQSSKGAVKNGFKDGNWEGSSLNPRLTYKEKYNEEKLISGESWDRYNVSYKYTETEIRPTPKGGMSSFYQYVGKNYKLPNMPQGTKGKIYVTFVVDKEGKVTEPRIIKDIGYGTGEEALRILNNYDGFNPGEQRGQKMKCLYSLPITIQSAN, from the coding sequence ATGAAATCGATTTTGTATTCTTTGTTATTTCTTATTATTCCAAAAATAGTTTTTTCGCAAGTTCCACAAAACAATGAATTAATCCTTTCTCCAGACGATAGTTTTATTTATTTAGACTCAACCGCCTCAGAAACCAAATCAAAAGATTACATGTATGTAAGAGTCGTGAAAGATGCTAAATTAAAAAAAGAAAATTATATTGTTCAGGAATATTATCGCTCAGGATCTTTACGAATGCAAGGAATTTCAACAACTTATACCGGAACCCCGAAAGAGGGCGAAGTAACCTATTATTATAAAAATGGCACAAAAAAATCAGTTACAAATTACATTAAAGGGCGAACTAATGGCAGAAGTACTGAATGGTACGAAGATGGAAACAAAAAACTTGAAGGAGAATATATTGAAGATAACAAAAAACGCACAACGAATTTTAAAATAAATGAATTTTGGGATAAAAATGGTGTCCAAAAAGTAACAAATGGAAACGGATTTTTCGAAGATACAGACGAAAATCAATCTTCAAAAGGAGCAGTAAAAAATGGATTTAAAGACGGAAATTGGGAAGGTTCGTCCCTAAACCCCAGACTTACTTATAAAGAAAAATATAATGAAGAAAAATTAATTTCTGGCGAAAGCTGGGACAGATACAATGTGTCTTACAAGTACACCGAAACTGAAATCAGACCGACACCAAAAGGAGGTATGTCAAGTTTTTATCAGTATGTTGGAAAAAACTATAAACTACCCAATATGCCTCAGGGTACTAAAGGAAAAATCTATGTTACATTTGTAGTTGACAAAGAGGGAAAAGTAACAGAGCCGAGAATTATTAAAGATATCGGTTACGGCACTGGAGAGGAAGCTTTACGAATTTTAAATAATTACGATGGTTTCAACCCGGGAGAACAAAGAGGACAAAAAATGAAATGCTTATACTCATTGCCCATTACTATTCAATCTGCAAATTAA
- a CDS encoding toxin-antitoxin system YwqK family antitoxin, whose product MKKSLFILFFLLISVTLSAQINMVSKKIFLDSLYRETTPENQIYTRVITNYSQKSVRYVVTDFYKNGRKKMTGATLDRDILKKDGEFIYYYKNGAKESVINYTDNHKSGKEITWYENQSKKCEKQNSWDPKTKTAQTLTLNFWNENKEQTVVDGNGEYENTDNFITEKGTIKNGLKQGIWQGSDAERKITFTENYDKGILVSGVSVDQNNVKLSYSTLAEKQFGKKTTPKSIK is encoded by the coding sequence ATGAAAAAAAGCCTTTTCATATTATTCTTTCTTTTAATTTCAGTTACTCTATCTGCACAAATTAACATGGTCTCGAAAAAAATTTTTCTTGACTCATTGTATCGTGAAACTACACCCGAAAACCAAATCTACACACGTGTCATTACAAACTATTCCCAAAAAAGCGTACGCTATGTGGTTACTGATTTTTATAAAAACGGAAGAAAGAAAATGACAGGCGCCACTCTAGACAGAGATATCCTGAAAAAAGATGGTGAATTTATCTATTACTACAAAAATGGCGCAAAGGAATCTGTTATAAATTATACTGACAATCATAAATCCGGAAAAGAAATCACCTGGTACGAAAATCAAAGCAAAAAGTGCGAGAAGCAGAATTCCTGGGATCCTAAAACAAAAACAGCTCAAACTTTAACCCTTAATTTTTGGAATGAAAACAAAGAACAAACCGTAGTTGATGGAAATGGAGAATATGAAAATACAGATAACTTTATAACAGAAAAAGGAACTATTAAAAATGGTTTAAAGCAAGGCATCTGGCAGGGAAGTGATGCCGAACGTAAAATTACATTTACTGAAAATTATGATAAAGGAATTTTAGTTTCAGGTGTAAGTGTAGATCAAAACAATGTCAAACTCTCTTATTCCACTTTGGCTGAAAAGCAATTTGGTAAAAAAACAACTCCAAAATCAATCAAATAA
- the rpe gene encoding ribulose-phosphate 3-epimerase, with translation MKNTLIAPSVLAADFANLQRDIEMINNSQADWFHIDIMDGVFVPNISFGMPVLEAISKHANKTIDVHLMIVDPDRYIKTFADLGANNLTVHYEACTHLHRTLQAIKAEGMKAGVAINPHTNIDLLEDVINDIDLVCIMSVNPGFGGQSFIENTYDKVKKLKALINRKNASTLIEIDGGVTNKNAKQLTEAGADVLVAGSFVFKAENPIATIADLKVLTAF, from the coding sequence ATGAAAAACACTCTTATTGCTCCTTCTGTTCTTGCAGCTGATTTTGCCAATTTACAACGTGATATTGAAATGATTAATAATAGCCAGGCTGACTGGTTTCATATTGATATTATGGATGGAGTTTTTGTTCCTAACATTTCTTTTGGAATGCCTGTTTTAGAAGCAATCTCAAAACATGCAAACAAAACAATCGATGTACACCTAATGATTGTCGATCCTGACCGTTACATCAAAACTTTTGCAGATCTCGGAGCCAATAATTTAACAGTACATTACGAAGCCTGTACCCACTTACACAGAACTTTACAAGCTATTAAAGCCGAAGGAATGAAAGCGGGTGTTGCAATCAATCCTCACACAAATATAGATTTATTAGAAGATGTAATAAATGACATTGACTTAGTTTGTATTATGAGTGTAAATCCTGGTTTTGGAGGCCAGTCGTTCATAGAAAACACTTATGACAAAGTAAAAAAACTAAAAGCATTAATTAATCGTAAAAACGCTTCAACACTAATCGAAATTGACGGCGGTGTAACCAATAAAAATGCAAAACAATTAACAGAAGCAGGAGCTGATGTATTAGTTGCAGGAAGCTTTGTTTTTAAAGCAGAAAACCCAATAGCAACTATTGCCGATTTAAAAGTCCTTACCGCTTTTTAA
- a CDS encoding LA_2272 family surface repeat-containing protein, translating into MKTLNKKGVLKPGRSQYTLIIIMFSVLSFGQHNFSKVTDHTQVNNIALDSSVILDVKEIKLDYFRWKSDNNLRNDSIKIFSLSPISKRVNKVNGFALGAGHFENQNITLQVINGLNIEASPISLALISFSINVPFESLFVGINDNVISNVAFFDDNIKSYIKVNGLNVSSGGFMGGAEVRGINISIFSGMNKMNGFSVGGILNTKNFNGLSISGLANLSDFGNGIQIGLSNVSRRHNGIQIGLFNNSKELRGVQFGLWNTNGKRKLPFFNWQFKK; encoded by the coding sequence ATGAAAACATTAAATAAAAAAGGAGTTTTAAAACCAGGAAGATCTCAATATACCTTAATTATAATAATGTTCAGTGTGTTGAGTTTTGGACAGCATAATTTTTCAAAAGTGACAGATCATACACAGGTAAACAATATTGCTTTAGATTCTTCTGTAATATTAGATGTAAAAGAAATAAAGCTGGATTATTTCAGATGGAAATCTGATAATAATTTAAGAAATGACAGTATTAAAATTTTCAGTTTGTCGCCAATTTCTAAAAGAGTTAATAAAGTAAATGGTTTTGCTCTGGGTGCTGGTCATTTTGAAAATCAAAATATTACACTCCAGGTAATTAATGGGCTAAATATTGAGGCCAGTCCTATATCATTAGCTCTCATTTCTTTTTCTATAAATGTTCCATTTGAGTCATTATTTGTGGGGATTAATGACAATGTTATAAGCAATGTCGCTTTTTTTGATGACAACATAAAAAGTTATATAAAAGTAAATGGATTAAATGTGAGTTCGGGTGGTTTTATGGGAGGGGCAGAAGTGAGAGGAATCAATATTTCAATATTTTCAGGGATGAATAAAATGAATGGTTTTTCTGTTGGCGGGATATTAAATACTAAAAATTTCAACGGGTTAAGTATTTCAGGTTTAGCTAATTTATCTGATTTTGGGAATGGAATTCAGATTGGGCTTTCGAATGTTTCACGAAGACATAATGGAATTCAGATTGGTCTGTTTAATAATTCTAAAGAATTGCGAGGAGTGCAATTTGGGCTTTGGAATACAAATGGAAAGCGTAAACTTCCTTTTTTTAACTGGCAGTTTAAGAAATAA
- a CDS encoding GAF domain-containing protein yields the protein MTFQELQPKISAIAAETNTTRDEKLLAVCQLLSESIDYYNWVGFYFANHDNKTLHLGPYVGAETDHTVIPFGKGICGQVAESNANFVVPDVKAQDNYIACSFTVKSEIVVPLFVNGVNIGQIDIDSHVIDPFTEADERFLEFVNQEVAKLF from the coding sequence ATGACATTTCAGGAATTACAGCCAAAAATTTCAGCTATTGCAGCTGAGACAAATACAACCAGAGACGAGAAATTACTTGCAGTCTGTCAGCTATTAAGCGAAAGTATAGACTATTATAATTGGGTTGGTTTTTATTTTGCTAATCATGATAACAAAACTTTACATTTAGGACCTTATGTAGGTGCAGAAACAGATCATACCGTTATTCCATTCGGAAAAGGTATTTGTGGACAGGTCGCTGAAAGCAATGCCAATTTTGTTGTACCGGATGTTAAGGCTCAGGATAATTATATCGCCTGCAGTTTTACTGTAAAATCAGAAATTGTTGTACCTTTATTTGTAAACGGAGTAAACATTGGACAAATTGATATTGACAGTCACGTAATAGACCCTTTTACAGAAGCTGACGAACGATTTTTAGAATTTGTAAATCAGGAAGTTGCCAAATTATTTTAG
- a CDS encoding fatty acid desaturase family protein → MKAKYFNKSADEKLFFLALKEKVNDKLKDKTVSHGDAGFWFKGLFWTLICYSSYSLLFLNSNKTIFWLLYVVFQLSGLLIGFSFGHDASHNTAFRNKRANSVLHFFSFLTVGIDPLLWGLRHIRSHHLYANVEGSDIDIDKNPFLRLSPTHPWKPKHKYQAYYAPFVYMFTLLHSVFMSDWVYLFSDEYDWMKRGVSKAELYFRFLLYKVFYFSLVLVLPLLYADFSWTFIVLTFLTASAFTSMVFIIMLVGTHFFDGADYPQPEGEFLEHTWAVHQLYTSCDWDADKGWARFLSGGSNCHAAHHLFPNICHTNYSEINKIIEHTTKEFKQPYHHKTLFEMMFSHFKHLHKMGKR, encoded by the coding sequence ATGAAAGCTAAATATTTCAATAAATCGGCAGATGAAAAGCTATTTTTTCTTGCTTTAAAAGAAAAAGTTAATGATAAACTCAAAGATAAAACCGTTTCGCATGGAGATGCAGGATTTTGGTTTAAAGGGTTGTTTTGGACTCTAATCTGCTACTCGTCGTATTCGTTGTTATTCCTGAATAGTAATAAAACTATTTTTTGGCTTTTATATGTAGTTTTTCAATTGTCAGGATTATTGATCGGATTTAGTTTTGGTCATGATGCTTCTCATAACACAGCTTTCCGAAATAAAAGAGCAAATTCAGTTTTACACTTTTTTAGTTTTCTGACAGTAGGAATTGATCCTTTACTTTGGGGATTAAGACATATTCGATCCCATCATTTGTATGCAAATGTTGAAGGGAGTGATATTGATATAGATAAAAATCCATTTTTGAGGCTGAGCCCAACGCATCCCTGGAAACCAAAGCATAAATATCAGGCATATTATGCGCCATTTGTTTATATGTTTACTTTACTACATTCTGTTTTTATGAGCGATTGGGTGTATTTGTTTTCAGATGAATACGACTGGATGAAACGAGGAGTTTCAAAGGCTGAATTATACTTTAGATTTTTACTGTATAAAGTGTTTTATTTTTCTTTAGTGTTAGTACTTCCGTTATTGTACGCTGACTTTTCCTGGACTTTTATTGTGCTGACTTTTCTAACCGCTAGTGCTTTTACATCGATGGTGTTTATTATAATGCTTGTGGGGACGCATTTTTTTGATGGAGCAGATTATCCACAGCCTGAAGGAGAATTTCTTGAGCATACCTGGGCGGTTCATCAATTATACACTAGTTGTGATTGGGATGCCGATAAAGGCTGGGCAAGGTTTTTAAGCGGTGGGTCAAATTGCCATGCGGCACATCATCTCTTTCCTAATATCTGCCACACGAACTACAGTGAAATAAATAAAATAATTGAACATACGACAAAAGAATTCAAACAGCCGTATCACCATAAGACTTTATTTGAAATGATGTTTTCGCATTTTAAGCATTTACACAAAATGGGCAAGCGTTAA